The DNA window GTCAGAGAGGAGAGAAGGAGAAGCAGGCATCACCGTCAATCGATCCGACGACTAGGCACCTAAACCTGTAAGTCTCGACTTCACGCAAGAAAAACTTctcttttttaagttttaatagTTGAATTAATGGTCCTAGGAATTTTACGAATATGGTTTGTTGCTGTATATatgtagatatatatatattctaggAAGATTCATATGTGGATCTGTAGGAATGGGGTGTTAGGTTTGAATCTGTGAGTAAATAGGTTGCCCAAATCTggtggaggaaaaaaaaaagggggggggggcgTGGCGTTGCCGAAGCAATgccacacacaaaaaaaaagggctgCCATCTCTGGCGGCAGAAAAAGAATTTGCAAAGGTTGGCCGAagaccgaaaaaaaaaatcatcatggATAGATGTTGCCAGCAAGTGCTGGCGACAATGGAACAAAAGTATGGTTGGCCTTTTGGCCAACCAATCGAGGTATTGGGTCGCCAGACTCTCTGGCGACCATGGTCAGACATGGTTGGCCTTTGGCCAACCATGGGCCCCAcccaaaggagaaaaaaaatgtatttacatgtataataaataaaatataataaataaaataataataattaaataaaaggAGAAGCAATTTAAGTTGGGCTAAACTATAGTATAAATTTAGTAAATGTgtaataaataaattatatatataattactCCATTTTTATGGGTTACCATGGGTATTAAAATTCAGGACCCAATCTAAAGTAACCATTAGAATTGAAGTAGTGGtcatataaaatttatatttaattaattacaTCTAAGATGCTTAAAGGAAAATCTAAAACGTCTTTATCTAACTTTATTAGATTAATGTAGACAAAGTGAGATAAGTTCTAAATAGTTAAATGAAACATGtaaaatagtaataataatgatgatgataataataataataacaataataaggGTGGATTATAATTAATAAACCATAATAGTAGGGACAATCACAATATGGACATGGAGGAAGTAAATGGAGGATATAGACAGAGATAAAAATGTAGATACGAGTGGAATAAACTAAGACAATTATAGTAAgtcaatatatatatgtgtgtgtatgggTGCATGTatatacaaataataataacacctaCACACGCCTAAAAGTGGAGATAAAGGGGAAGGTAATAGTAActatctaatatatatatataagtgataataaaataaattagcGACGACGAGGATGGTGATAATAATAATGGATAAtcataaattataaataaatatagtaAGAGCGTAGTGAGGATAATAAACAGGATTgtgaataattattttcttctaaattaggaaattttacaaaatgaacactttccaaattaagaaactttgtaaaaatagaaactttctaaattaggaaactttccaaaaaaaatagaaatcatCCGATTGGAGGGAGATGCTATTAGGGTCCATACAATGGTCTAGATATGAATCTTGTACTTACTTAGAGGTTGTATATTTATGCATCTATAGGAAGTAACAACTAATTAGGGAACTCatgcatttgataggtacgGTACAAGGATTTAAGGTAGTTCCACTCGAGCAGCCAAACAGaggtaggtggtacttacccttctgagatttcaaatGTGCAAAACGAAATTCTTGTTTTCAATCCGATTTTGTTGAGTTGACTCGAAAGGTGTTTGATTAAATGCTTTActtggatatttatgaaagttatattttactatacaaaaatggaccatgtgacttatttgaaatgtttgGATATGTTCTTATATACAAAATGAGCTGAATCTTttatgaaagcaaagagttatgTATACGGTATATGAAATGAATTTTGACAAGTAAAACTCAGAGCAGTCATGGAATAGACTgtaggggctatagtcctgtctaaccgccatggtagcctggtataaagccCAGCCGATTGGCgaggtcatggtagcctggtataaaacCCAGCCGATTGACCGATTGAcaaggtcatggtagcctggtataaaacCCAGCCGATTGAcaaggtcatggtagcctggtataaaacCCAGCCGATTGACCGATTGAcaaggtcatggtagcctggtataaaacCCAGCCGATTGAcaaggtcatggtagcctggtataaagtccggccgattgacccaAGAATAAAATGAGATCAATCGATAGTCATGAAATCTATTGGTCGCCCACCTAGAAGGGGTCTAAGCTCTATGCTGAGTACTCAGTAGCCGGTCAttgcatgtacttgttatgagctgaTCTGATGGAATGATttatgaactgatttgaaaTGAGACTTATTGACTTATATGAATTGATTTACGAACGGATATGAAGAGATTTGTGACTTGAGACGAAATGATTTATGACTTTACAATTTCTCATGTACAACTATCAATAAGATGCTTTTAAATTGCTTGTCCTTATTTACTACCGATTGCTTTACAAATGACGTTACTTTCAAATTTATGGATGTGAATGATATGCAAACGATTTGAGTTGTACTTATATTTGTATATGTATTTATAAAACTAAGAGTgcatggtccaacagaggggtAAATATTACCTACTGAGCGATGTGTCGCTCAACCCACTTCTTACCATTTTTACAGATTCTAAAGAGTATGAATTGGTTTACGTAGAAGACCCTGAGGAtgacttttattagttttagatGAATAGAAGTTAGCAGGCTGGCTACGTCCAGTTGTTGGTTTTATTTACCTTTGTTTCCGCTGTTTCAATTGGAGAATAAATGTACGAACGTCTTGATTATTCGTAGACATCCTTTTATATGTAATTCGTACCGCACTTTATTTAGCTAAATTGTTTAGTACTGTCAAAGTTAAATTAGTTTATGTAGCCTTGTATTCCTGAGTGGGACTTGGGAGTACGGCGGGTGTCATGTGACGGGTACGTGCAGGCTCGGGGCGTGACACTAAGTAACAAAACACAGAATTttaacattcaaacaagcaaaaaaaatttcagaataGGAACATGCAGCTTTcgaagctttcttctttttcctggTTTCCTTTTACTGCAACTTTGCAGCTAATTAGCAGCCCAGGAAGCTTACGATAGTTTTAAACATAGCTTCGAACCCAACATTCATTAGACTCTATAAAACCACCATCTTATTATGGATACACAGCCATTGAAGATCAAACAAAGAAAATCATGCGGGAAATGGCAAGAAAAAGAATGATGCAATTGGCTTCGGATGAAACCAGCGATGGAACCATCAGGAATCAAAACTTCCCAACTACATCACCTAAATCATCTAACATCAAACCATTTTCAATCCCTGTGGGTAAGCTCAAACCATCACAGGCCAAATTTTTTAGCAACAGAGCTCACAAAAAAAGTAGCTAGCAAACCCGTATACGATTGAAGCAAACTCATGCGATAGCTCAATAAAATCTCATAAAAAGTGTTGGAGGGTGTTCACTACCTGCAAGTAGTTGGAGACTGAATCAACGTGAGGAGAATGAGGAACTCGCGCCTGGAGTGTCGGACACAGAGCAGAAATTTTCGTTTGCCGTTCGTTTGCCGTTCCTCAAGTCTGGTGAAGGCAGCAGGTTGAGGTCTCGATTTGAGGATGTTACAGTGGgtttttacaaaattttataGCATGAAAGTTCTTCCCTAACTGACGTAGTTTACCTAGAAAGCAAGATTTTGTCACGAAAACCCCTTGATAGATGGGAATCCGGCAAAGAACCTGACGGTTCCACCAACCCTGGCTCACCCTTTTGTCAAGAAATTTCTACACTTTCCCGTTCGGTCTTTTCCTcaatttttctctcctttcttttccctcttttccTCCCTTCTTGTTCTTCAACCGTCCCCtacctctcttgctctctctctaggTTATTCTCTCTACCAACCCTCCGAaaccctttcttctttttctcctctAGACCCTCACTACCCGAAGCTTCCTCCTATCCCTTTCCAGATTTGTTCAACCCCTCTGCAGTCGCTCTCCTCCTCACTCTCCTTGCTCTCCCTCggctcttttccttttcttccttcaGCTCCTAAGCCCAAGCTCTCtccttttccagttttcttctcATGAAACCCTTCCTTTTTTCACTCTTGCCATTCTTCCTCCCTCTGGTTTCTTGCTCCGTAGCCCTCCGAAGCTCTCACTCAGCTCCTCTCTCTCAATCCCTCTTTTCCTTGTTCCATCCAAAaatcccttttcctttttttctcagCTTTTCCGTTTTCCTCCTTCTTTCTTGCTCTCGTCTCATTCTCCCTCAAAACTCCCGTAACCTCTCCCCTCTTCTTTCTAGCCGCCACCCCTTATTCTATTGTTGTCCTCTTTCAGCCGTCACTCCCTTATGCTACGAAGCTCTCTCGTTTCTTGCTGTTGTTtctgtttttccctttttcctccCCAGAATCTCCCGCCTTTCTGGTTTCTTTCTTGCCTTTTCTCTAGTCTTTCTTGCTCTCTGGTTTCCTCCTATGGTTTCCTCTTCCTCTCAGCCCGAgactcccctttttcttttccagctGCCGCTCTTATTCTCTCTCTACCTCCTTCGGCTGTGTTTTCCTCAGCTTTTATATGGGAAGCTAGCTCCCAAAACCCTCATTTGGGTGGCGgaaaaaaaactcatttcttttgcattttttacGTCCTTAGATCTTCATGATTTCTGGAGTCTTCTTGATAAATCTTGAAGCCGTGATGTGGCCTTGTACTGAGGGCTTAAATGGGAAGAAAGCAAAGCCGAAAAAATGATTGGAAAGTAGACCAAATGGCCgctgccaaaatttttttgtttctgtACTGAAGCTATCGCACCAAAATTGAAGGAAATGGCGCGCGTGCTtggaatagttttttttttctcaaattgaATTTAAGAGGattaaaaacaattttttgtggaaattttcctttttcagaaATCTAATGCAAAATATcttagaaataaaaataatgaacctaatttataaaataattaaaaaccctaactatcatttaatcagtaaacataaaataaaataagaataataaaCCTAACAAAATGAAgcaaaaaattgaattaaataagaaataaagctaaaaataaaattttggtgtctacacagtCATTCAAAGGCTTTTTGTAGTTGTCAGAATCAAAGTCGACATTGGGTTCTGGGATTTTCTTATCCTTCCTTGTACAAAACCCAGCATCCATAAATccaaaagcaaaaggaaagagTATCATTTTGTGTTTGCAATTGTTTGGATAGGTGAGAGAGGACTTGTAGACCTAAGGAGCTGGTACTTCAAGATTAAACTTTCAGTCTGCAAGAGTTCGGGAGAATATGCAATACTTAGGATTTACCCTTTCTAACAGACTAAATGCCAACTCAATTTCTCATTTTTccattgtttgattgattacaAGCCAAGTATTTCTGTGTACAAGACATGTATCATCATATTCAAGAGTGAAAAAATTCAGATGGGACATAAAAGGCAGAAGATATTTGACAAGCAACCCTTAATTTGAAAAGAGAACATGAAAGATCACCATGGAATAACCCTTTGCATAATAAGTCTGGaaaaaaaaggtcaaaaccaAACTATTGAGTATTTAGCACTTAGCAGAGAGGATAATTGTGTATAATGGTTTCACAAAATCTTAAACCCTCCATAAATTACCACCTTGAAGCCTTAAATAACATCCCAAAGCTTCCAATCTATAAAAAAGCAGCAGTACAGAGTGGAAAAATGGGTAACCTCACAACGCTAGTCTTATTCTTCTTTTGGTTCAATCATAGAAATGCTTATCACAGAGGCAacagaataaaacaaaatttattaCTTTTCCCAGGACTTGAACACAAAGAGAGTTGATGTTAAAAAGGCAAATGGAACAAGAATTAATGCATCAAATCAGAGAGATGTTTGGGCAAAACTTATACAAAGGACACTAGagaaaattaaaacctagaccATATATAAGGTTGGTAACAAATAAACAAGCAATATTTGTAACAGTTATTAGTTATGTCATGGTATCTGTTGTTACTTGTCTACATATCAAAATTAAGGAAGTATAATATATGAAAAGAACAAACTTTTTTCTTGAATTGAAAGAACAAACTTTTTTCTTGAATTGAAAGAACAAAATATTAGTAGAATCCTATCATTGAAATGTTAAAAAAGTCATCCAATTTTAGTTACCTACCCAGCTTTTTTCAGAAGAATGGTCCAAGTGATGATTAACTACAATTAGGAGCAGCTTTTTTCAGAAGAATGGTCCAAGAGATGATTAACTATAATTAGGAGCATGCATCTCTGTACTACTACTGCTTCAGGATTCCATACACTGTCTAGGGGGTTGAGGTGGAAATGTCGGATGGAGGAAAgaggaaggaaaaggaaaaatgcacaGACAGAGGCTCGGATTTTCACCAGATTGAGAAGAAATTATCTATGGGATTGGGTGGAAGTGGAGGATGTAGGAGTATACGGTACCACGGGGAACAAGATTTTCGGCCAGTTGAGGACTGAAATCACGATATGAAATTGGCCAGTTGAGGACCAATAACCAaatgttttttctttctcttgggCTATGTTACCCGATCTCGGAATTCACCCCAGGCGCAACTGTATCTACACGAAACGGGCACGAGTATGGAATCCGTACTTGATATGGCCAAAAACTTTTGGATACTTTGACTGTTGTGAGATGTGCAAGATGTGATGTTGATGGTGGGAAAGGAGAGATGGACAAGAAGTCACATGAGATGGAAAGAGGAAGAAGGGTGGCTGTAGAGGGTGAGCCCTCTCACTAGAGACCTATTGTGGATTTGTCACCTCAGCACCGTTTTGGGTTTAAGAGCCTTCGGTGCTGGAGGGCCTCCCCAAGATTCGAACCGTGGTCCCTTTGGATAAGGGGTCTTAAGGTTAAATTCTGGTACTACTTAAGCTGGGGTGAGCCCTCCCACTAGAGATGTATTGTGGATTTGTCACCTCGATACCGTTTTGGGCTTAAGAGCCTCTGGTGTTTTGGAGGGCCTACCCAAGATTCGAACCCTGGTATCTTTGGATAAGGGGTCTTAAGGTTGAATCCTGGTACCACCTTAAGACCCCTTATCCAAAGGGACCAGAGTTCGTATCCTGGAAAGGCCCTCCAAGGCACCGGAGGCTCTTAAGCCCAAGACAGTGCCGAGATTACAAATCCATAATAAGTCTCTAGTGGAAAGGTTCACCCTCTACGATAATCATTTATCTTAGAAAAAAATTTACACGGGAAATATGTTTTACTTCACTTGGTGGGAATAACCATTTATCTTAGAAAAAGATTTACATGGGGAATATGTTTTACTTCACTTGGTGGTAAGGGTGGGCAAAATTATCCGCTAACCCGAAAACCCGTCatatccgatccgatccgatccgaaaattaggatatccgatttttattatttgatcgggtCAAAAGAGGGTCGGGTACCTGCTAAAATGCGGGGCGGGTTagggtcacataattaaaaacccgcgggtacccgatccgtcccacatatatatatatatattttattttatttttatttctatacacacactataaaataataagaactaaataagtaattttattgaacaaattgcaatacaaatatgagagactatagtttatttacaaaattcatttgtagaggccatgatcttatattttatagaaaaaagtttaattaatgtggaacatatatattaaaaattgtgctacttatttcaaacttttattgatttcaaattcttttaatttttttcctttatcttatattttcttcacatgcttgtttcttggtgggaaacctttttttagaaaaaaaacatttcttaaatcttagatgaatgtataaaatataaaattaaattgatataaatcattttttttaaaattaaataataaatggGGCTGGGCGGGTACCCGGTGACCCGACCCTATCTCAGCGGGTACCCGATTATAGGGTACCCGCTGATATGCGGGGCGGGTAAGAGTCAAAAAATGGCTGACCTACAAGATGCGAGTCGGGTCAACTAAATGGTGAATGaggcgggtacccgacccgcgcCCAGCCCTACTTGGTGGGAATAACTTCCCCTTTTAACTTACTGAAGGTATTTTCCTTCATTAAAACGAGCGGCTCCTGCATTTTACGATAGAGCTCACTACTCCCACATTCTAACATAAACAAACAGAGACTTCGCGGCTAAAGATACAGAGAGTGAGCGACGGAGATCGGAGAGACTGAGAAATCACCAACAATATGATCATTTCTGACGGCAACCATCTCCAACTCTAGCGAGGTGCCATGGGTGAGATTCTTATTTAGGGCTTTATCCTgaatatcttttatttttttcgaaaAAATTCTGATAAAATTGGTTGCTCCAGTCTAGGATTCTAtcgattttttttaaaaatttcgtTGCTATAATTCTTGAGAATTGTGGCACTAGTTTCACAGAggaatttggttttttttttttctaaaaaatgcttcttttgtttttagttttctttttttataactaTACGAAGCTCTAGGAATTCTGGTAATATTCATTGCTCCGCTCCCCTTTTCTGACAGTTCTTATTGAGGTAAGGGTTTGAGCTTGCACGATTGTTTTTGTATCAATTGATTGATAGTTTAAGAAACTTCAGTAGTTTTTCTGTAAAATATCATTCCGTTGGTGTCCTTAGAGTTTGATTTTGCCTTTCTGTTGAGAAATTTGTTGTTAAATGTATATGGTTGTTATTGATATCTCTGAGCGATATGAATAATGAATGTTGGATTTCTTGTCTAGAGAATTTAAATTTTAGGATTTACGTTTTGGGATTGGAGTAAAGGGGAAGCTGTTAAGACGTTTGCAAGTTGCTTGGAAATGTTGTTTGCTTGAACTGAACAGTATACTTGACTCTATTTTGTTTTTTCACACAGATCTAGATCTTCACTTCTCACTTTTGAGAGTCTAGGCTATTACTCATGCTTGAATCTTTTAGTATGACTGCTCGAAGTTGCTAAGGATAAGATGTTTTCCATATTGGTAGTTTTACAATTAATTGGAGGGCCACCTTGCAACCTATTGTTTTGTTCTGTGGTATCCAATATTTAGATATAATTTGAGCTTGTGATTCTTTCCTTTATTGTAGGAATACTTGTTCAATTTGCTGACTGGAGTAATTCAATGTTGAGTTTGGTAATTGAAGCTTTACACTTGTTATAGTCTTTGCAACCTAGTATGAATGCTTTTCCCTCTTCTATTGTTTGCAAGTATATAGTGTATGATTTTAACTAACCAAAGTTGGCCTACATTGCGagacaaaactgccttgagcACTCTTGTACGGAGCCaagaaaagctgaaaatttttcatTATTCTGTGCGGAAGTTTCTTTTTATTGGTTAAATAGTTTTGTGATGGATAATTTAAGTTGCATAATGGTCTAGCTAGGTCTTCAATGGCAAGCTTTCCCAACCATTTCAATGGAGTTGTCTCGGAACATGCATAGTAGTTATTCATTGATCATAATGATTGGTTACTTCAagagtttgattcaattaaTTCTTTGCCTGCCTTTAGTGCTTGTCGTGCTGACTGAAAAATTCCCTTGTGTGAGTAAATGGTAAGGAAAAGCAATATATCTGCCATTGTTTTGTTACTTCTCcaaattattaagaaataaaggACTCTTATTGTCTATTTTTTGACTGGTAATTGACATGCCAAATTTCAATTACCAGGACTCAATTGCGAATGATCTATaggttttcttgaaaaagagaCACCAGTGTTGGGTGAAATAGTTTAGCTGCACTTCAAACATAATGAATGAAATAGTTGAGCTGCATGCTAGATCAATCTCTTTGGAGCTTCTGCTTTTCTAGtttacttttcttggtttttcccTCTTGAACTGCATGTGTTTATGCATACTTTTAGTTGCAACTTTTTTCTGTGCAATTGCCTTTTCATATTTGAATTCAATTagctttttctaatttttttttgttagggtTGGCTTACTTTTGAATTTAATTACATGTTCATCTTTAGCCATCAATACCTAATTCAGCCTAAGGGTACTTGTACTTTTTGGTTTATCCTTCCACAACTTCCTGGCTATGTAAATTTAAGGGGAATGAGAAACAAAGGAAGGACCAAAAGGTTATGTTTCCCTTTATTTATTATCATTTGCAGGTTTCTTCCACCAGTATTTTCTTGTGTGACTTGATACGACTCTCCGTAGTCATGATTGCATTTTTTCTAAAGATTCTTAAACATTTAGGTTTCAACTTTTTTGAATGATCCATAATTTGTTGTCTTAGTCATGTAGAAGAATCGAAGGCATAAACAGGTtgcccttttgtttttttctcctttgcttGTGCTTCTTGATGGCTGAACAAGGGAATCTGCAATGGCAGTATTggcttttcttctttctttgttgTTCCCTCTTGGTGTGTTTGTGAGTTTTAGTTTGGTCTGAACTCTTTAAGATATTTAAGTTTTTAGGTGGTACTAGTTGATTTAGATAGTGAAATATCTCATTTCTTAACTGGATCCATTGAATGCCATTAGCTTGTTGCTTCGGATAGTAAAATCTTATGGGAACAAATCCTGAATTTGTTGAATAAGTGTCTTGCAGTACTATGTAGAACAATCGAAGTCATGACATCTCCATCAAGATGTAGGACTGACTTCATGAATCAGCAAGCGAGGTTCTTTAGTATCTTAAAATATTCATTCAGTTGCGCATGTACTCTTCTGGGATTAtggagaagaaagaagagaaaggagaGAGTGTGTGTGAGGAAAGGTATACAACAGAAAGGAATGAAATGCTCATCATTTTGAGTCAAATCAAagagtttgttttcttttctaatcATCTAGATAcctctgttttcctttctttatggCCACTGTGTGTTAGTGGTTCAATTTTTGTGCATCTTGCATATGtattacttatttattttaaattgtgaAATGAAACAATCAAGTGAAGATTAAGTTTGTGTGCTAATATTATGTTACTCTGAtacatttttttccccttgttttAGTTTTGTAGAGACGTGCATAAATAGTGGATTATCCTAAAAGTGACTGCAATGGAATTTTGCCCGACTTGTGGGATGTTATTGCAGTATGAATTGCCGCATATGGACCGCCCCGCCAGATTCTTTTGTCCAACATGCCCGTATGTATGTCACATGGATAGTAAGGTAAGTCATTATAAATCCTTGTTGAGGGCTTATTTACTGGCTATTCACTATGTCCATTGTGTCATTGCTGAGTTATCAACGCACGTGGCAggttaaaataaaaagaaagcatCGGTTAGTTAAGAAAGAACTAGATCCTATCATTTCCAAAGACGACGAGCTTGAACATTTACCAGAAACTGAAGGTTTGTTATTTGCTGTACTCTTGTATACATCTTCTGTTTGATTGACTGGTGCATGCTTGAATTAAGAAGTTTCATAGAGCTTCAAGCATTGTTTTGGATCTATTGCATGCTTCTTAAGTAATTTCCTGCATAACCAATATCAAGTTCTCTCTAGTTTGCATTTCTGCTTTCTCACTGCCCTCCATGGGCAGGTACGGGTTTAATTAGAAATCTTCTTGATAAAGTTACTTTTTGATAGTATGTTTAGATCCAGAATCATGTCTAAGTGCTATCATGTTACCTGAATGCTTTATTAGGTTGGTGTAGATTTAATCTGGGCAAAGCAAGCTTGAGCTATCTGGTTGACGTGTAGAAACTGCTAAAACTTCCAACTGGAATAACACATGTAACTTGGTActgattctttatttcttttcctcCAGCTCCTTGTCCTAATTGTGGTCATCTTAAGGCAGCCTTTGGTCAACAGCAGACCAGATCTGCTGATGAGCCGATGACAACATATTACACATGCAAGAAATGTAGACACAATTGGAAAGAAGACTAACATTGCCATTCAAGCAAAATCTTTTGGCTTACTGGTGGTTTGCCGTGAGGTTACACTTTTTAGGGGAGCATTGCTCGTTCACTGGGTTGTATTACTATCAATTCAACATTAAGCATCTTGGTGTTTTTGCAGAGGCTCCGTGCCTATGACTGTTTGTTGTGCTACCTGGAATCATCTATACTTGCCTCTTCTTTTCTCCTAATTCTGTTAAGCTAACTGAAAACCAAGGGCTAACCCTCTTTAATTAGTCATAATTTTCACCATCCTGATAGACGTGCTCAGGTGTCTGTTGAAAGTTTCTGCTttgctatttcttttttgttgacCATTACCTTGAGACTTAGACTAAGGGTCTTCCTCAGCCGGATCTAGTCTCTCTGCAGTTGGCAGGAAAACTGGGCCATCAGGTGGATGGCTGGAGATTGAGTCGGGCCTGGTCTTCCTCCGCTGATGCTAATTATAAAAAGAGTTCTCTTAAAAGAATGGTCTTCCTCAACTTATGCCAAGTACATTGTCTGAGTTGTTCAAAAATAAATGAGCAAATGAAAGTCATTTTGCCATGCCTGGCATTATTACTTTGCCAGAGCAGAGCAATTTTGCTCTAAAATCTTGAAATGCCCTTCACTGGGCAAACTCAAAACTCCGACTAAACTAAAGATGCAGCTTCCTCTCTCTCCTTATGCACCGAATACGTTTATGAGTTATAAATGAGTAATTGAATATATCCATACATAGGTGTACATGAGTTGATTTATTTTAACTTATTTATTAAATTGGCATAAATAGG is part of the Coffea eugenioides isolate CCC68of chromosome 6, Ceug_1.0, whole genome shotgun sequence genome and encodes:
- the LOC113775387 gene encoding DNA-directed RNA polymerase III subunit RPC10-like isoform X3 is translated as MDRPARFFCPTCPYVCHMDSKVKIKRKHRLVKKELDPIISKDDELEHLPETEAPCPNCGHLKAAFGQQQTRSADEPMTTYYTCKKCRHNWKED
- the LOC113775387 gene encoding DNA-directed RNA polymerase III subunit RPC10-like isoform X1; protein product: MGILVQFADWSNSMLSLYELPHMDRPARFFCPTCPYVCHMDSKVKIKRKHRLVKKELDPIISKDDELEHLPETEAPCPNCGHLKAAFGQQQTRSADEPMTTYYTCKKCRHNWKED
- the LOC113775387 gene encoding DNA-directed RNA polymerase III subunit RPC10-like isoform X2; the protein is MEFCPTCGMLLQYELPHMDRPARFFCPTCPYVCHMDSKVKIKRKHRLVKKELDPIISKDDELEHLPETEAPCPNCGHLKAAFGQQQTRSADEPMTTYYTCKKCRHNWKED